In one Nicotiana tomentosiformis chromosome 6, ASM39032v3, whole genome shotgun sequence genomic region, the following are encoded:
- the LOC104088669 gene encoding probable glutamate carboxypeptidase LAMP1 translates to MYKLAIYSFIAIATSTSFVFLPSPPKSYYHSLFISDSLYDNSSIANHLFILTKRPHVAGSEANAEAAAYVLLILTSYNIKSHVTSYDVALTYPVSRSLILTPSSSEKPIEFGLSQEIYENDPYADVANEVLPTFHAYARSGTANGPVVYANYGRVEDYATLREMGVNVSYTVVLARYGKIYRGDIVHNAYAAGAIGVLIFTDKKDYGGAKWFPDDKWMPPSGVQVGSVYDGTGDPTTPGWPSTGECERLSNEEVDDSGNVPLIPSLPISSADGDAIIRSIGGKEANVDWQGGKDSPIYRVGPGPAIVNLSYEGQQVIRTIQNVIGVIEGEEEPDRFVILGNHRDAWTFGAVDPNSGTAALLEIAQRLEKLQKRGWRPRRTIVLCNWDAEEYGLIGSTEWVEENREMLASRVVAYLNVDCAVQAKNFRASATPQLDELIIQVAQQVKDPDNSTQTIYQSWLGSSNDTTVKLGRLGGAGSDYAAFVQHIGVPTLDLSFGDGYPVYHSMYDDFVWMKKFGDPMFHRHVAVASVWGLLALRLADDEVLPFNYLTYAYELQKSAEQLEAEISENGISLVPLYASIEKLRKAAIKIEDDVKALKAKRSWASVRELNDRLIMTERAFTDKDGLSSRTWYKHLIYAPSRHDDYGSNSFPGISDAIERAKSLDSTDSWRSVQHEVWRVARAITQASLVLSGRLT, encoded by the exons ATGTACAAATTAGCAATTTACAGTTTCATAGCCATAGCCACTTCAACTTCCTTTGTTTTCTTGCCTTCCCCTCCAAAATCCTACTATCACTCTTTATTCATATCTGATTCTTTATATGATAATTCTTCTATAGCAAACCATCTTTTTATTCTAACTAAGAGACCCCATGTTGCTGGTTCTGAAGCTAATGCTGAAGCAGCAGCTTATGTTTTATTAATTCTCACTTCTTACAACATAAAATCACATGTAACATCCTATGATGTTGCCTTAACTTATCCTGTCTCAAGGTCTTTAATTCTTACACCTTCTTCTTCAGAAAAACCAATAGAGTTTGGTCTTTCTCAGGAGATTTATGAGAATGATCCATATGCAGATGTTGCAAATGAAGTTTTACCTACTTTCCATGCTTATGCAAGATCAG GCACTGCAAATGGTCCTGTGGTATATGCAAATTATGGTCGCGTGGAGGACTATGCAACATTGAGAGAAATGGGAGTTAATGTATCTTATACTGTTGTGTTAGCTAGATATGGGAAGATATACAGGGGAGACATTGTACATAATGCTTATGCTGCTGGTGCAATTGGGGTGTTAATTTTTACTGATAAGAAGGACTATGGTGGTGCAAAATGGTTTCCGGACGATAAGTGGATGCCCCCGAGTGGAGTTCAAGTTGGATCAGTGTATGATGGAACTGGTGATCCTACTACACCAGGTTGGCCTAGTACTGGAGAATGTGAGAGATTATCAAATGAAGAAGTTGATGATTCGGGGAACGTACCGTTGATACCTTCATTGCCAATTTCTTCGGCTGATGGAGATGCAATTATAAGGAGTATTGGTGGAAAAGAAGCAAATGTGGATTGGCAAGGAGGAAAAGATAGTCCTATTTATAGAGTAGGTCCGGGACCTGCAATTGTTAACCTCTCTTATGAA GGACAACAGGTCATAAGGACAATTCAAAATGTTATTGGAGTTATAGAAGGAGAAGAAGAACCTGATCG GTTTGTTATACTAGGTAATCATCGCGACGCGTGGACATTTGGAGCTGTTGATCCCAATAGTGGCACAGCAGCCCTACTTGAG ATTGCACAAAGGCTAGAAAAGCTGCAGAAAAGAGGATGGAGACCGCGAAGAACAATCGTGTTATGCAACTGGGACGCTGAGGAGTACGGCCTG ATAGGTTCAACAGAATGGGTTGAAGAAAATAGGGAAATGCTAGCGTCAAGGGTCGTTGCCTACCTGAACGTTGATTGTGCAGTTCAAGCGAAAAATTTTCGAGCCTCTGCAACCCCTCAGCTGGATGAACTAATCATACAAGTTGCTCAGCAG GTAAAAGATCCCGATAACTCCACACAGACTATCTACCAATCATGGCTCGGCTCTTCCAACGACACGACAGTAAAG CTCGGGAGATTAGGAGGAGCTGGATCAGATTACGCGGCATTTGTTCAACACATTGGCGTTCCAACACTCGACCTGTCTTTTGGCGATG GTTACCCAGTCTACCACTCAATGTATGATGATTTTGTGTggatgaagaaatttggagacCCGATGTTTCATAGGCATGTAGCAG TGGCAAGCGTTTGGGGTTTATTAGCACTTCGGCTTGCAGATGATGAAGTTTTGCCTTTTAATTACCTAACTTATGCGTATGAGCTCCAG AAAAGTGCAGAACAGTTGGAAGCTGAAATATCAGAAAATGGCATTTCACTTGTTCCCTTGTATGCTTCTATTGAGAAACTCCGAAAAGCAGCCATTAAAATTGAGGATGACGTAAAG GCACTCAAAGCCAAAAGAAGTTGGGCATCGGTGAGAGAGTTGAACGATAGACTAATAATGACAGAACGAGCATTCACAGATAAAGACGGGCTTTCCTCAAGAACATGGTATAAACATTTG ATTTATGCACCATCAAGGCACGACGATTATGGGTCTAACTCATTCCCCGGTATATCTGATGCTATTGAGAGAGCGAAGAGCCTGGACTCTACAGACTCGTGGCGTTCTGTACAACATGAAGTTTGGCGAGTTGCTCGTGCCATCACACAAGCATCGCTAGTCCTCAGTGGTCGACTAACGTGA